A genomic segment from Agelaius phoeniceus isolate bAgePho1 chromosome 2, bAgePho1.hap1, whole genome shotgun sequence encodes:
- the DNAJC28 gene encoding dnaJ homolog subfamily C member 28: MLSNNMGHCFVGRGAMIPRKLKPFLCRMLSGYKPKSDVKDSYKVLELEEGCSLDDVRNSYHNLAKKYHPDSSSGMADSRAFIRVEEAYRVVLGDLAAKQKSDSGEEEEDQFKSKSLQHRHYLSFEGVGIGTPSQREKQYMQFRVDRATEQVLEYRQQRLESRYAGSDLSRAQDVRQSKKVKITQAVERLVEDLIQESMAKGDFDNLSGKGKPLQKFSHSPHIDPMTHNLNRILIDNGYQPEWILLQKEIRETIERLRKSIVASRRKLGEPMTLSEQKQWGRVCEQFAEDIRKLNKRVDNFNLVVPILSRQMVHFSTDKEILRARKTYEAVVEKASDSGTKENGGEEGKRFGWKSSLLKWLKLAPK; the protein is encoded by the coding sequence ATGCTGAGTAACAACATGGGGCACTGTTTCGTGGGACGGGGAGCCATGATCCCAAGGAAGCTGAAGCCATTTCTCTGCAGGATGTTGTCGGGTTACAAACCCAAAAGTGACGTCAAGGACTCTTACAAAGTCCTGGAGCTGGAGGAAGGCTGTTCCCTCGACGACGTCAGGAACTCCTATCACAATCTTGCCAAAAAATACCACCCGGACAGCAGCTCCGGCATGGCCGACTCCAGGGCCTTCATACGGGTGGAGGAGGCCTACAGGGTCGTGCTCGGCGACCTGGCAGCCAAACAGAAATCAGACTCCGGCGAGGAGGAGGAAGACCAGTTCAAATCCAagtccctgcagcacaggcactaCCTGAGCTTCGAGGGCGTGGGCATCGGCACGCCGAGCCAGCGGGAGAAGCAGTACATGCAGTTCCGCGTGGACCGCGCCACCGAGCAGGTGCTGGAGTACCGGCAGCAGCGCCTGGAGAGCCGCTACGCCGGCAGCGACCTCAGCCGCGCCCAGGACGTGCGGCAGAGCAAGAAGGTGAAGATCACCCAGGCCGTGGAGCGGCTGGTGGAGGACCTCATCCAGGAGTCCATGGCCAAAGGAGACTTCGACAACCTGAGCGGCAAAGGGAAGCCCTTGCAGAAGTTCTCGCACAGCCCCCACATCGACCCCATGACCCACAACCTGAACAGGATCCTCATCGACAACGGCTACCAGCCCGAGTGGATCCTGCTGCAGAAGGAGATCCGCGAGACCATCGAGCGCCTGAGGAAGAGCATCGTGGCCTCCAGGAGGAAGCTCGGGGAGCCCATGACGCTCTCGGAGCAGAAGCAGTGGGGCCGGGTCTGCGAGCAGTTTGCAGAAGACATCAGGAAGTTGAACAAGAGAGTTGACAACTTCAACCTGGTGGTGCCCATCCTGAGCAGGCAGATGGTGCATTTCAGCACCGACAAGGAGATCCTGCGAGCACGAAAGACTTACGAGGCTGTCGTGGAAAAGGCTTCTGATTCGGGCACGAAGGAAAACGGGGGGGAAGAGGGCAAAAGGTTTGGGTGGAAGTCTTCTCTCTTGAAGTGGTTAAAACTTGCACCGAAATAA